The DNA segment AGTGTATTCTAATCATGTGTAGCATTCCTTGCCGCTTATAatcgtgagcacgactgattaatcagttttacactatgtagaggttgtacactttactcaCAAGATGTGATTATTTGTTATACCCGTGTCGATTAAACACTTACACGCTTCCAAGGTATGTGGTCAGGATTATCACtgcaaggcctttacaaagtcTGTCCCAACAAGTATGTGCCAGCTAAGGTTCTACTGCCACATGAATTATaacctcaacaatggaagcccctTCCTGCGTCATACGGTTCTAGGGAAATTCCATCCATTCCCCGTTCCACCCTCTGTTCTACACTATGTTGGGAGAAAACTAATTCGTTAGCTAGGTCTGTCTTATACCAgatttgtggttgtactgtaaagctCGGTCCGATCGCACCATGAATCGGTCCTTAACATGAGCAAGACCGCCATCATCAAACACAAGGAGATCACCAATTATCCGACAAGCCCACAATCTGTTCAGAACACATCACAGGCCAATTCAACATGCCAAACTTGCCCAGACCCTAAATTCCATATTGCTAAAAACATTATCACAAGTTTATCTCGTTGCATAGAaccattatcaaaattattatacCAAGTGTTATGATTCAATTCTCAAGCATGGTCAAACAATTCTACTCTTGAACCACCAAAATCGAGGCGACAAGGAGGTAGATGTGGAGAAAACTTAAGTCAAGCCTAACTTGGGTTTTCCACCGATAACTATAAGCATACAACTTGATAAAacgaaaatatttagaaaactTATGATCAAAGTGCATCAAGGATAACTTGCCTTCACCCTAGAGCTCAGTGGGTTCCTTGAACTTTTGGTCCTAAAAACCTTGCAAACTCTTTGTCGGTGTAGTCAATAAGGGCTCCCCTATCAAGGCAGACCCACACTGGCAGATGCCAGCTGACAGTTGATATTTTTAAGACCATGACCCCATTGCGCGACCGGTCGGGATTCGCACGACCAGTCCTCTGGTTGCAGATGAAACCCCATAACTAGCCCTGATCGTGGGGCAGGTACACACCTAACCGGTCTAATCACATTTAATGCCATTCACTCATGCGTTTTCCTTTCCTAGGCACCCCTTTTGGCAGACAAAGTCGTAGGCCGGCACAGAGGCATAGTGACCGTGAGTGTGACGGGTGGGCAGGTGCGACGGCGTTTTGCAGATGTGACCGAACGTGCCCACGCCCTGTAATGATGGCCTAGGAATAGTTGTATCCGTCAGGTATAGAGCAACCATTGTCTTTGGCACGATTTGCTTTTATGTACACCACGTCTCctgttatataaagggggaAGGGCCAGGTTTGTAAGGGGAGAGGATAAGTTGATCTAACtaataagaaaatacacatgatgtagggttgttatcccgTGTGAGGCCTGAACTTGGATAAtccttggtgttcttgagttctttcgACACATGCCACACACACCAACAGCCACTGAGAGAGTGATTGGCCCAAGAGAGAGAGGGTTTTGGTTTTTCTATTgattttccttctccttttcttatTTCTCAATTCCAAAAGCATCAAATTCATTCCTTGGCTTATTTTCTTAGCAAAAATTTTCGGTTACAAAATTTGGGGTGTTACGCTCATTTAATATTTCCAATCAAAGACCACAAATTGACATGGCATGGGTACAGGAATTCACAGATGTTTTATAATGATGCTCTTCTGATATGCATTGTCATGTAATTGTGTTGATTCTCTAGCAACTTGAATGACTGATGGATGTCTGCTTTATTTTCACTTGGTTTGCAAGTACCATTATTGAGTGCTCCATGTCTTCTGGCATTTGGCTTCAGGTAAAGGGGAGAAAGGTTCTGAGCATTCTGCCAGTGTTGCTTTGCGATCTCCATTTGCAATATATAATGGTCATTTTGAGCTGGGCCTTGGTCAATCAATGGTATGACTGTCCATCTATTTTGTTTATGCATACTAATGAAGATAACCTCTTTGTGATTAAAATTGTAGTGCATTTTGCCACCTTTACAATTCAAAATGCATCTTCACTCTGATGCTAATTGACGACTGACTTCTGGCATGTCAGGTCTCCTCTAATAATCCTTATGCTGACCAGCACTATGGCCTGCTTTCTCCTTATGCAATGGGAGCAACGGTATGTTCTATTAGTTTCGGATCAGTCATTTACGGAGTTTCTCTGACTGATTTCGTTGTTGTGGCAACATGTATATgcaaaaaactaatttttttggtaAACTAAATTCCACATTTTAAGCAATTTTATGTAATAGTTCTTTTCAGTTTTTTCTGTTTCTCAAACAGATATTAATGTTGGATGTATTGTTTTCATGGACATGAAATTCACCTGTGCTTCAAATGTTTAACTGTAAACTCCCTTCTTTTAGCAGTAATCTGTTTTGTCAATAAATAAAAGCAAATTTGCTACTAAAACATTTTAccatgagaaaaataaaagaaatacaaAGTAACCCAGGAAATAAAATGTGCTGGTGATGGATGAGCAAGTATAATAGTTCCAGCATGGTGCGATTTTCTTTCATTAATGTTGGGCTGAAGCTTTTTTGGGTGGAATGTTTATTCCTTACTCTTGACATTCCCATGAGGATACATAAAGGAAATATGTTATTTGATGCTGTCGTTTGTATGTAGAATATTTATGATTAGCTCATATTTTCCACCATTTATGTTTGTGGACTGCAGTCTGGCGGGTGTATGCTTATACCACTGGATATGCCATCTGATGCCCCAATTTATGTGAATGCCAAACAATATGAAGGCATCATTCGGCGCCGACGCGCCCGTGCTAAGGCGGAGAGAGAAAATAAGCTGGTCAAAGTCAGAAAGGTATATCTCACCTCTCAAAACTTTTGTATGAATGATTTGTTCTGTTGTTTTCTACCATCCATGTCAGTGCTTTTGATGATGCAGCCATATCTCCATGAGTCCCGTCATCTTCATGCACTGCGTCGCGCAAGAGGCTCTGGTGGACGCTTcctgaacacaaagaaagaggTCAGCGGGGAGGACGCTGGTGTAGGGAGCAAGGCAGCGGTCAGCAACGCGGTAATGCGCCATGCTGCATCTCCAAGTTCAGAGATCCAGCAGTCAGACCTGGGCAACCCAAGCAGCGTCTCCAGCCTGTCTGGCTCAGAGGTGACAAGCATGTACGATCATGAAGATGTGGATCACTACCACAGCTTCGATCACCTCCGGACACCCTTCTTCACCCCACTCCCGAGCATCATGGACGGCGAGCATGGGGTCGGTAACCCCTTCAAGTGGGCAGCAGCCTCTGAAGGCTGCTGCGACCTCCTCAAAGCATGACTGGAGGGGATACCGGGCAGCCGAATGCAAGGATGAGCAGCATCGTTTGGCTGTCGGTAGGCAAATCATTCTTGGCTCAAGGCATTGTGGTGCTTTCCGCTCATCGCCTAATTCTCCTAGAAATTCTGGCACTAGTTTCTGGGATCGTGTGGTGAGTGCAACACCCCATGCCTGAAAAATCTGATCTAAATTAGTCATCCTAGCTACCGTTATGTAGATCGTTTCGCGGTAGCAGGTTTCACCTTAGTTTTCTGAATAAATCCTGGAACTTCGGACTAGTCGAAGTTTCAGAGGTACTGGCATTGGAGTCTGATCAGTGTCAAGACTATGGCTTTGTTGGTGATGAATTCTGGTATTCTTGAAGCTTTGTGTGGACTTGGATTGTATGCACTTTATGGTGTGTTGAAAACTTGAACTTGGTAATGTAATAATTATTGGTACACTTGGACTTGGATTGCATTCTGTTCTATTACTGTGCATGCCTGTGGAAATAATGTTGGGCTCCTGCTTCTGTTTCTGGCTGATCAGTGCACATTGGATTTTGTTTTAACCCAACCTCTTGAACCAATTTGACTGGATGCTCATAATAAAACTGCACGTTTTTCAGGCTTGTTTTGTAATGAGAATCTCATGTCCAAAGTTGACCAACTTTTAATTCGAATTTTCACAAGCAAATTGCAACATAAAAAGAGTGAATAAATGCGCAAAATGGAAAAATCAGAGAGAATCTACTATCATTTGGCAAGTACTATACTTACTGAAGTAAATTTTACGAGATCTGATTTTACAGAAATATTCCCTCTTGTATATGCTAcctattttcttattttctctcaATTACACATGTCAACTATTGAATTAGAGAAAAACATCATAGATTAAAATCTCGTATAAATCTTTTAATAAAGAgtcttagaattttttttctttcctctgcTTACAAAGAAGATCCCATCTTGGATGTGTGGTGGCCATCTTTATAGTGGGCCCCACCtcgctgacatgtgggcccatcGTGCCATCCTCACCAGCATCCGCCGTTCGCCCGCGCCGCGCAGCCGCAACGCTTCGTCAGTTCGTCGTCTCCGCCCCCGCTCCCGCCCCCGCGCCGCGAGAGCTCGAGCTCGGGCTAGGGTTTCGCCTGGCGCTCCACCTCCATGTGCCAATGCTAGGGTCAGGGCCTTGCGCTCCCGCGATgtcggcggcggcaggaggcgtggaGGCGCTGTGATCAGGCGGCGGAGGGAGCATGACGGGCCGCGGCCGGTACGGAGGGGGCAGACGCTCCTCCCCCCGCCCCCAGCCTCCTCCGTCTTCGCCTTCCCGCGCGATCTTGTTCTTGGTCGACATGTAAGCTTTCCGCTTCCTTGGGCGCTGAATCGATGGCATTAGGGTGATCAGATGGTTGGGTGCAGGGGCAGTGGGGAAAGGAGGGGAGGCGGCTGGCGGAGCCAGAGCTCCCGAGCGCGAGCGGGCTCCGGCATCTATGGTTGTGAACAGTTTACTTGTGATCGTCTGTTTAGCATTGTGTACTCTAACTGTTCGAATTGTAGGATGGATTGAGTCTTTGGGGTCGTTGCTTGCAGGCTGCCTGCCATGAAATGCTTCGGTGATCCTGGAGGAGATTGGCACTGGCAAATGGAGATTTTTTGTGGAGCGATGGAGGAGCCTTGCGAGGTTAGTGGGGAATTGCCCAATATGATGCAAAAATCATTTTGGCAGTCTGGCTTTGTCATGTTGCAGCTCCAGACACCGAGCAGTGACCATACAACGCGGAAACTTAATATTGTACATCCGTTTTTCAGTTCTCAACAGTTTAAAAAATCGACATCATGCAGATGCCCAATATGGTAGGTGAAAGGTTGAGTCTTATTTTCATGTGCAACTAGAGAACACTATCGTCAGAGCCAACATGATCCAACTCAAGAAAACCTCACAAGGATAACAGGAATGAAAGATTCTGCAAAAGCACAGATTATCAACCGCCTTGTAAGAATATAAGCAATTTAGAAACCATGTGGTAGCTCTTGTGATGTAGGAGGTTGTAGGTTCAGTTGAAATCATAGAGCCTGGACTTTAGGCAGTTTATTATGATTGGTAATGGCCTGAGGGGGGTGAGGACTGACCGGGTTAAGGTAGTTGATAGGGATGTATTGAGTGAAAATGCTGTCGAATAGCCAGCTTGAGGAAGACGATGATACTGGTAGTGGTTGCTGAACGTCACGGTCCCTTAAAATGTAAATATGAACAAAGAGGAAGTAGGGCCTCAATTTAGGATGCCGTGAAGGCGCAAAGTTGCTGTGTCATTGGTCAGTGATGATTAAGAGGCGGAAGAATATAATATCTTTGGTTGGGGAGAGGTTAATATTGGGGTTGTTACCATTGCTCACTGAGATGAATGTGGTCAGTGGCACCGTACAGTAGTTAAGAAGTTGGTTGTAGGTAATTGCCAGATGTGGTGTTTTCCATGCCAAGGAAGGACTGGAGTAAATCAGACAAATCACTTGCTTTGAGGTGCATCCTATAGTGTCCTTTGTAGGAGTTGCAAGCAAAACAGAGGAGGGCGACAATGAGAGGTTTAGCGAGGCTGCAATGAGCAAAAGTGTGGATGATGGAATGTGGACAAGTTCATTGGTGAAGAAGGAAGGGTATTTACTTGTCAGCATTGACTAGCAAAAGTTTGGTGTAtaaaggattggaaaaaaaattgactgcctggagagacaagaggactttCATCGACTGTTGAACCCCACTTGTCACATTTTGTTTGAATGTTAGGAAATAAACAAAATTGAGCTTTGAACATTTGGAAATGTGTCTGTGGTTTTGTGTTAATAGATTTGTCCAGATACCAATTACGAACTTTCTTCGAACCTTTCTCCAATAGAAAAGGATTAGCAGTTTTTTTTGTTGGGCAGGTAAAACCGTAAATTTTTAGATATTTGTTCTGTTTGAATTGCGGATATTGACTTCAAGTTGCATGATTAAGTGAAAGTAGATAATTTGTAATCAGAGATTTCTTACAAATAAGTCAGGAGTTTGTCGTTTCACTGAACCTCAAATACACGGATGTTCAAATGGCTGGCTTGACATGTCTTAGGTGGATCATGTCATGTGGCATGGTCATCCAGGGTTGGGAGAATAGACTCGTATTTGCTTAACCTTGGCGGGTAATTAATGACTGCACGATACAACTAAAGATGGGATGGTATGACATCATGTTCACATAGCAAACATATCTGGACTTCTGTTGAATTAATTAGGTACAATACTAGTAAATATTAATTTACAAATTTACATGAAGCAGCATGGATACGTTGAGTTCCGTTGTAATGTACCTAATATGTACCAACATAGCACCAAGGGACCTACAACTAAAATTAAGTAGGAAATGGTGTTAAGCCATTAAACTTGATGATAGCACACCAACTATTAACCGGAGTACATACATTGCCAATATCTACATTCTACACTTATATTATGACAATCCAAAAGTTTACTTACAAATATTAAACAAGTCAACTGGAAAGAATATACAGTCAGGGATGCAAATGCTTAACTCTTATTTCAGTTTGTTGAAGAAATCCAAATTCCATACCAACTATTGAATTCATTGTATACAAGATTTGATATACTGTTGGCTACAATAAATGGCGTATCTCTTTGGTGGGACTTAAGCAGTGTGAACGCCGTTATCACTCTAGTTATATTGCCCCCAATTTGTTGTATGTGTATGTTCTATGCTAGCATTTAATCGGCTGCACAGAAGTTTCTCTTGTAACAGCGTCATTCTATCCTTCGCATTTAAAGAATTCATGTAAGGATGATATGGAGAGTGTTCTTTTAGGGAGTAAATCTACAATAAATTGCTGATATCTTTTGGAGAAT comes from the Phragmites australis chromosome 22, lpPhrAust1.1, whole genome shotgun sequence genome and includes:
- the LOC133904311 gene encoding nuclear transcription factor Y subunit A-10-like isoform X1, with amino-acid sequence MMSFTSHEGFGQVAAANSNGASLPWWTAAPQLLYGEPLGQGKPPAMSPEEACRESRFQVVPGAQALLDPPVPPLKAAHPERGLPNVLKFSMAQGKGEKGSEHSASVALRSPFAIYNGHFELGLGQSMVSSNNPYADQHYGLLSPYAMGATSGGCMLIPLDMPSDAPIYVNAKQYEGIIRRRRARAKAERENKLVKVRKVYLTSQNFCMNDLFCCFLPSMSVLLMMQPYLHESRHLHALRRARGSGGRFLNTKKEVSGEDAGVGSKAAVSNAVMRHAASPSSEIQQSDLGNPSSVSSLSGSEVTSMYDHEDVDHYHSFDHLRTPFFTPLPSIMDGEHGVGNPFKWAAASEGCCDLLKA
- the LOC133904311 gene encoding nuclear transcription factor Y subunit A-10-like isoform X2 — translated: MMSFTSHEGFGQVAAANSNGASLPWWTAAPQLLYGEPLGQGKPPAMSPEEACRESRFQVVPGAQALLDPPVPPLKAAHPERGLPNVLKFSMAQGKGEKGSEHSASVALRSPFAIYNGHFELGLGQSMVSSNNPYADQHYGLLSPYAMGATSGGCMLIPLDMPSDAPIYVNAKQYEGIIRRRRARAKAERENKLVKVRKPYLHESRHLHALRRARGSGGRFLNTKKEVSGEDAGVGSKAAVSNAVMRHAASPSSEIQQSDLGNPSSVSSLSGSEVTSMYDHEDVDHYHSFDHLRTPFFTPLPSIMDGEHGVGNPFKWAAASEGCCDLLKA